One Sphingobium sp. CAP-1 genomic region harbors:
- a CDS encoding NADPH:quinone oxidoreductase family protein encodes MKAIICESFAPVQHLKYGVFPAPEPGPGEVLIQVAAAGVNYPDVLIVQGKYQTRPALPFVPGSEAAGRIAALGAGVEGFAIGDRVIAFTGSGAFAEQVRVPATQVWPVPDGVDLEVAAGIAITYGTSYHALKDRAALKPGETLLVLGAGGGVGLTAVELGKHMGARVIAAASSPEKLALAKAQGADELIDYAQEDLRERIRALTDGKGVDIVYDPVGGPMNLTAVKSLAWGGRLLVIGFAGGDIPAIPANLLLLKSASAVGVLWGNSVRADPVTQGRNMRQLLAWLADGVLRPIIDTRFALPDAVAALQHLERRKVKGKVLLTLAAREKE; translated from the coding sequence GTGAAGGCGATTATCTGCGAATCTTTCGCGCCGGTGCAGCATCTGAAATATGGCGTGTTTCCTGCGCCTGAACCCGGCCCCGGAGAAGTGTTGATCCAGGTCGCGGCCGCAGGCGTCAACTATCCCGATGTGCTGATCGTCCAGGGCAAATATCAGACCCGGCCCGCACTCCCCTTCGTCCCCGGCAGCGAGGCCGCAGGGCGCATTGCCGCCCTTGGTGCTGGTGTGGAGGGTTTCGCCATCGGCGACCGGGTCATCGCCTTCACCGGCAGCGGTGCCTTTGCCGAGCAGGTGCGTGTCCCAGCCACTCAGGTCTGGCCGGTGCCGGACGGTGTCGATCTGGAAGTCGCGGCGGGCATCGCCATCACCTATGGCACATCCTATCATGCGTTAAAGGACCGGGCTGCGTTGAAACCGGGCGAGACGCTGCTGGTGCTGGGCGCCGGCGGGGGCGTGGGTCTGACCGCTGTGGAACTGGGCAAGCATATGGGCGCGCGCGTCATCGCCGCTGCCTCCAGCCCCGAAAAGCTGGCGCTGGCGAAAGCGCAGGGCGCCGACGAACTGATCGACTATGCGCAGGAGGATTTGCGCGAACGGATCAGGGCGCTGACGGACGGCAAGGGCGTCGATATCGTCTATGATCCGGTTGGCGGGCCGATGAACCTGACGGCGGTCAAGAGTCTCGCCTGGGGCGGCCGTTTGCTGGTCATCGGCTTTGCGGGCGGAGACATCCCTGCGATCCCCGCCAATCTGTTGCTGCTGAAAAGTGCGTCGGCCGTCGGCGTCCTCTGGGGCAACAGCGTCCGCGCCGATCCCGTCACGCAGGGCCGCAATATGCGTCAGTTGCTCGCCTGGCTGGCGGACGGCGTCTTGCGGCCCATCATCGATACTCGTTTTGCCCTGCCCGATGCCGTGGCGGCGCTCCAGCATCTCGAAAGGCGCAAGGTGAAGGGGAAGGTGCTTCTGACCCTCGCCGCGCGTGAAAAGGAATGA
- a CDS encoding SDR family NAD(P)-dependent oxidoreductase, protein MSELRFDGKVAIVTGAGGGLGKAYAALLAARGAKILVNDLGGNFQGEGKDQGYAETSARAIRDAGGVAEANGDSVATSAGAQAIVEDALKRWGRVDILVNNAGIVSASGNLVAVTDEQWNKDMAVSANGTFYLCRAVWEGMLDRNFGRIVNICSGSWFGMGSAVPYPAAKGAVWAMTRGLASATRAQGKDVKINAIMPIAGSRMTQLMGPEIHGLMERDFPARAVAPVVAMLAHDSAPCNGEMFTAGGGGYTRVFAGVTRGYRATDKDWTPETALDQFDTVMDTSGFVIPEGSMDEAALYASDVPWEAFKAFIQ, encoded by the coding sequence ATGTCTGAACTGCGTTTCGACGGCAAGGTCGCGATCGTCACCGGGGCCGGTGGCGGCCTGGGCAAGGCCTATGCCGCGTTGCTGGCTGCGCGCGGCGCCAAGATTCTGGTCAACGACCTTGGCGGCAATTTCCAGGGTGAGGGCAAGGATCAGGGCTATGCGGAGACTTCGGCCCGCGCGATCCGGGATGCGGGCGGCGTGGCGGAGGCCAATGGCGATAGCGTAGCGACATCCGCCGGGGCGCAGGCCATTGTCGAGGATGCGCTGAAGCGTTGGGGCCGGGTCGATATCCTGGTCAACAATGCCGGCATCGTCAGTGCATCCGGCAATCTGGTGGCCGTCACCGACGAACAATGGAACAAGGACATGGCCGTGTCGGCCAATGGCACCTTCTATCTGTGCCGCGCGGTGTGGGAAGGAATGCTGGACCGCAATTTCGGGCGCATCGTCAATATCTGTTCCGGTTCCTGGTTCGGTATGGGAAGCGCCGTACCCTATCCCGCCGCCAAGGGTGCGGTCTGGGCCATGACGCGCGGCCTTGCTTCCGCGACGCGGGCGCAGGGCAAGGATGTGAAGATCAATGCCATCATGCCGATCGCCGGCAGCCGCATGACCCAACTCATGGGACCGGAAATCCATGGCCTGATGGAACGCGATTTTCCCGCGCGAGCCGTGGCGCCCGTGGTCGCCATGCTCGCCCATGACAGCGCCCCCTGTAATGGCGAGATGTTCACGGCCGGCGGCGGGGGCTATACGCGCGTATTCGCCGGCGTGACGCGCGGCTATCGCGCGACCGACAAGGACTGGACGCCCGAAACGGCCCTCGACCAGTTCGATACGGTGATGGACACCAGCGGATTCGTCATACCCGAAGGATCGATGGACGAAGCCGCCCTCTACGCTTCGGACGTTCCATGGGAAGCGTTCAAAGCCTTCATTCAATAA
- a CDS encoding SRPBCC domain-containing protein has translation MSAQSLAAPRHDPFAVYDPATLVASDPLDIDAPAMLVWDILTDMPRYGEWNPFCVWAESTLEMGAPVHMRLVNYASPGSLAPNCEYVCAFEPGRLLSWELLDNEAWPYPARRDQMIEELGPEKCRYQSTDAFTGPNGIHVMRFCGPWVTRAFNDTARALKARAEAMYRGELR, from the coding sequence ATGTCCGCCCAAAGCCTCGCTGCGCCGCGCCACGACCCCTTTGCTGTCTACGATCCCGCAACATTGGTGGCGTCCGACCCGCTCGACATCGACGCGCCGGCGATGCTGGTCTGGGATATTCTGACCGACATGCCGCGCTATGGTGAATGGAACCCGTTCTGCGTCTGGGCTGAATCGACGCTGGAAATGGGCGCACCGGTCCATATGCGGCTGGTCAACTATGCCAGTCCGGGCAGCCTTGCGCCCAATTGCGAATATGTCTGCGCCTTTGAACCGGGGCGTCTGCTGTCCTGGGAATTGCTCGATAATGAAGCCTGGCCTTACCCGGCGCGCCGCGACCAGATGATCGAGGAACTGGGACCGGAAAAATGCCGCTACCAGTCGACCGATGCCTTCACCGGCCCCAACGGCATCCACGTCATGCGCTTCTGCGGCCCCTGGGTGACGCGGGCCTTCAACGACACGGCCAGGGCGCTCAAGGCGCGGGCGGAGGCCATGTATCGCGGCGAACTCCGCTAA
- a CDS encoding SDR family oxidoreductase, producing MSETGRGKFAIVTGGTRGIGAAIVRRLLAEGYDVATCGRTPPEQPIMIDGRTAQFDACDIRDPAAVAGWIAALVARHGRIDLVVNNAGGSPQAEAATASPRFSERILQLNLLAPLHVAQAAYPHLRAVGGSIVNIASVSGARPSPDTAIYGAAKAGLLSLTTSLAQEWGPQVRVNAIIVGLIETETAEMTYGSAEAQDRIAASLPLGRMGRGSDIAEAVVFLGSPAAAYISGAKLEVHGGGERPLFLEIVKEEAARA from the coding sequence GTGAGCGAGACGGGTCGGGGCAAATTTGCCATCGTTACAGGCGGTACGCGGGGGATCGGTGCGGCAATCGTCCGGCGGCTGCTGGCCGAAGGCTATGATGTCGCCACCTGCGGCCGGACGCCGCCGGAACAGCCGATCATGATAGACGGACGGACCGCGCAGTTCGATGCCTGCGATATTCGCGATCCCGCCGCCGTCGCCGGCTGGATCGCGGCACTGGTCGCGCGCCATGGCCGTATCGACCTGGTCGTCAACAATGCGGGCGGTTCGCCGCAGGCCGAAGCTGCGACTGCCAGCCCGCGTTTTTCCGAGCGCATCCTGCAATTGAACCTGCTCGCGCCGCTCCATGTGGCGCAGGCGGCCTATCCCCATCTCAGGGCCGTCGGCGGTTCTATCGTCAATATCGCCAGCGTATCGGGCGCGCGTCCTTCGCCGGATACCGCCATTTACGGCGCGGCTAAGGCCGGGTTGCTCAGCCTTACCACCAGCCTGGCGCAGGAATGGGGACCACAGGTGCGGGTCAATGCGATCATCGTCGGCCTGATCGAAACCGAAACGGCGGAAATGACCTATGGTTCGGCAGAGGCTCAGGATCGGATTGCCGCTTCCCTGCCGCTGGGCCGGATGGGGCGGGGCAGCGATATTGCCGAAGCGGTGGTGTTTCTGGGGTCGCCGGCAGCAGCCTATATCAGCGGTGCGAAGCTGGAGGTGCATGGCGGCGGCGAACGCCCGCTGTTCCTGGAAATCGTGAAGGAAGAAGCTGCCAGGGCGTGA
- a CDS encoding LysR substrate-binding domain-containing protein — protein MRITLRQIAVFEAVARTGSIAGAADEIGISPSAASMSLKELETHLGISLFTRARRRLALSDRGRPMLEMARDILVRVTDMEALSMPEELRGRLRLGAAAPAGNYVLPRLCAEFMRRHPQVRIDLKILPSQDVMEGVRQMALDIGFVGSPVNSSYLDARPWLRDALVVCAAPDSPQAQGGTVHLADLAHEGWVLEKTLSSERISFTVEALKYINSLNILLETDSVEAVKRAVAHGAGLTCLSRLSVEEEIARGELVVLDVPELRFTRVFSLVSRRDTQQTHACQAFQRFAMRMVAHNDRAENLQDHQFC, from the coding sequence GTGAGGATCACATTACGCCAGATCGCCGTGTTCGAAGCGGTTGCCCGCACCGGCAGCATCGCCGGCGCCGCTGACGAGATTGGCATCAGCCCGTCAGCGGCCAGCATGTCCCTGAAGGAACTGGAAACCCATCTGGGCATCAGCCTGTTCACGCGGGCGCGGCGGCGGCTTGCCTTGTCGGATCGGGGGCGGCCCATGCTGGAAATGGCGCGCGACATATTGGTGCGGGTCACGGACATGGAAGCGCTGTCCATGCCGGAGGAGCTACGCGGGCGGTTACGTCTCGGTGCGGCGGCACCGGCAGGCAATTATGTGCTGCCGCGCCTGTGCGCGGAATTTATGCGCCGCCATCCGCAGGTGCGGATCGATCTGAAAATCCTGCCATCGCAGGACGTGATGGAGGGGGTCAGGCAAATGGCGCTCGACATTGGATTTGTCGGGTCGCCGGTCAATTCCAGCTATCTGGATGCGCGTCCGTGGTTGCGTGATGCTCTGGTTGTCTGTGCAGCGCCGGACAGTCCGCAAGCGCAGGGCGGAACCGTGCATCTGGCCGATCTGGCCCATGAAGGATGGGTGCTGGAAAAGACGCTGTCGAGCGAGCGTATATCCTTCACCGTCGAGGCGCTGAAATATATCAACTCGCTCAACATCCTGCTGGAAACCGACAGCGTGGAGGCGGTCAAGCGGGCCGTTGCCCACGGCGCGGGGCTGACATGCCTGTCCCGCCTGTCCGTGGAAGAAGAGATTGCGCGCGGCGAACTTGTGGTGCTGGATGTGCCGGAACTGCGCTTCACGCGCGTTTTCAGCCTCGTCAGCCGCCGCGATACGCAGCAGACTCATGCCTGTCAGGCGTTTCAGCGCTTTGCCATGCGGATGGTTGCGCACAATGACAGGGCAGAAAATCTGCAAGATCATCAGTTTTGTTGA
- a CDS encoding GMC family oxidoreductase, which produces MADLYDFIIVGGGSAGCVLAGRLSEDPRNRVLLIEAGGRDKSMFIHAPGGLLPIMYRGMFQWMHVSVPQSNADGRQMYTPRGKVLGGSSSINGMVYDRGAAADYDGWRQMGNEGWSYDDVLPYFRKLEDFQPGGEEGYHGRGGPVLVTRPGIQNPLAKAFRDAAIAAGVPYNDDPSGSTREGVVPADVTASAGRRWSAARAYVTPARKRPNLRIITDAHVERVIVEDSRATGVMWRHGGQQEQASAAREVVISAGAIHSPWILMLSGIGNGDHLRQVGAPVTRHLPGVGQNYRDHVAISVKQYCTQPVSLFNVFHPWVAAKAAVNFALFRKGPLAQPPAEIGAYLKTMPGAETPDVKVHFAMALYEAMGRKLIMEHGYFAHIDLLNPESVGEIKLTGSDPSAPLSIDPNILSTANDMAMGRAAIRAVRHIFAQSPFDPFRGEELAPGANIQSDDELNSYLRATATSDIHAVGTCRMGHDPMAVVDPRLRVHGLSGLRVVDASVMPRVPGGNTNVPTMMVAEKAADMILGKA; this is translated from the coding sequence ATGGCCGACCTATACGACTTCATCATCGTCGGCGGCGGATCGGCCGGCTGTGTCCTGGCGGGCCGGCTGTCGGAAGATCCCCGCAACCGCGTCCTGCTGATCGAGGCGGGCGGCAGGGACAAAAGCATGTTCATCCATGCGCCGGGCGGCCTGTTGCCAATCATGTATCGCGGCATGTTCCAGTGGATGCATGTCAGCGTGCCGCAATCCAACGCCGACGGACGGCAAATGTACACGCCTCGCGGCAAGGTGCTGGGCGGATCATCATCGATCAACGGGATGGTCTATGATCGTGGCGCCGCCGCCGACTATGACGGCTGGCGCCAGATGGGCAATGAAGGCTGGAGCTACGACGATGTCCTCCCCTATTTTCGCAAGCTGGAAGATTTCCAGCCCGGCGGCGAGGAAGGCTATCATGGCCGTGGCGGCCCGGTGCTGGTAACGCGCCCAGGCATTCAGAACCCACTGGCCAAGGCCTTTCGCGACGCCGCGATCGCTGCCGGTGTCCCCTATAATGACGATCCCAGCGGATCGACGCGCGAGGGCGTCGTCCCGGCCGATGTCACCGCCTCGGCCGGACGCCGCTGGAGCGCCGCGCGGGCCTATGTGACGCCTGCGCGCAAGCGACCCAATCTGCGCATTATCACCGACGCCCATGTCGAACGGGTAATCGTGGAGGACAGCCGTGCTACCGGCGTCATGTGGCGGCACGGCGGTCAGCAGGAACAAGCCAGCGCCGCACGGGAAGTCGTCATTTCTGCCGGCGCCATCCATTCGCCCTGGATATTGATGCTGTCCGGCATCGGCAACGGCGATCATCTGCGTCAGGTCGGCGCCCCAGTTACCCGCCATCTGCCCGGCGTCGGCCAGAATTACCGCGACCATGTGGCGATCAGCGTCAAGCAATATTGCACCCAACCGGTATCGCTGTTCAACGTCTTTCACCCCTGGGTCGCCGCCAAGGCGGCCGTCAATTTCGCCCTGTTCCGCAAGGGGCCGCTGGCCCAACCGCCTGCCGAGATCGGCGCCTATCTCAAGACCATGCCAGGTGCGGAAACGCCGGACGTGAAGGTGCATTTCGCCATGGCGCTCTATGAAGCGATGGGGCGCAAGCTCATCATGGAGCATGGCTATTTCGCGCATATCGACCTGCTGAACCCGGAAAGCGTGGGGGAAATCAAACTGACCGGATCGGACCCATCGGCCCCCCTGTCGATCGACCCCAACATCCTGTCCACCGCCAATGACATGGCGATGGGCCGCGCCGCCATCCGTGCGGTTCGCCACATCTTCGCGCAAAGCCCCTTCGATCCGTTCCGTGGCGAGGAACTGGCACCCGGCGCGAACATCCAGTCGGACGACGAGTTGAACAGTTATTTGCGTGCAACGGCGACATCCGACATTCACGCGGTCGGCACCTGCCGCATGGGCCATGACCCAATGGCCGTGGTCGATCCCCGGTTGCGGGTGCATGGCCTGTCCGGCCTGCGGGTGGTCGATGCATCGGTCATGCCGCGTGTGCCGGGCGGCAATACCAATGTGCCCACGATGATGGTGGCGGAAAAGGCGGCCGACATGATCCTGGGGAAAGCATAG
- a CDS encoding TonB-dependent receptor — protein MSRLAFAATSLAILASPAAALAQASPDASAPGLAEGSDIVVTARRREERLQDVPIAVSAVDASSLNSRGLDNVTQVSQIAPNIQFTPGQGGNSGGIAPFIRGVGENDFIITSDPAVGVYIDGVYVARTFGATTELLGIDRIEVLRGPQGTLFGKNTVGGAINIVSAIPGRQQKVEADLRYGSFNTVRARVYAETPLSDQWSLGVAALGEFGEGWQKIPSGDNLGNRNVIAGKMALHYDGEGLDAVLQVDGLHRRQHSAPHSMIAFSPTFFSILQSTFLAPCCTVPGDIDRTDSTPALNKDQTDAFNASLTLTRELGGATLKSITAYRYVDALFGRDGDASAAVNYAGDIHDEKARQYSQELQLSLDLGGRGALLLGAFAYREKTRDNTSLIVADGLYPALVAAGLDPFPVAPGFSIPASSLDFNIDFRNRQRTDNLALFANGNYELTGGLSLELGARYTWEKKKFFQSAMRVYANEPLLAGTPSYTLEKSWDAFTPRASLSYKVRPNLMTYASFSKGFRSGGFNGRPTSLEEIGSYDPEHLTAYEAGVKAGFGRIATINLAVFRNEYRDQQILVSTVSPTSGLIVVRNENAGRSRIQGIELEGNFRVTPRFTLTSALGLLDARYLDYVSVINGVPTDVSDRKLKQAPDITANASAVYQAPLGDAVEGVFRVDVAYKSEVYVDAENTPLLRQPDHAIVNASAELRFADSGLSIRGGVDNITNRRIITAGYDATTSFGFTEAYYSPPRRYSITLAWRH, from the coding sequence ATGTCTCGTTTAGCTTTTGCTGCCACGTCGCTCGCCATATTGGCATCACCCGCCGCGGCACTGGCGCAGGCCAGTCCAGACGCCAGCGCGCCCGGCCTTGCGGAGGGCAGCGATATCGTCGTGACCGCCCGTCGCCGCGAGGAACGGTTGCAGGATGTACCGATCGCCGTCAGCGCCGTCGATGCGTCGTCGCTCAACAGCCGTGGCCTCGACAATGTGACGCAGGTCAGCCAGATCGCCCCCAATATCCAGTTCACGCCCGGTCAGGGCGGCAACAGCGGCGGCATCGCGCCTTTCATCCGCGGTGTGGGCGAAAACGACTTCATCATCACGTCCGACCCGGCGGTCGGAGTCTATATCGACGGCGTCTATGTCGCGCGTACGTTCGGCGCGACGACCGAATTGCTGGGCATCGACCGGATCGAGGTTCTGCGCGGGCCGCAGGGCACGCTGTTCGGAAAGAACACCGTCGGCGGCGCGATCAACATCGTCTCGGCCATCCCCGGACGCCAGCAGAAGGTCGAGGCGGACCTACGCTATGGATCGTTCAACACCGTGCGTGCGCGCGTCTATGCCGAAACGCCCTTGTCGGACCAATGGTCACTGGGCGTCGCCGCGCTTGGCGAATTCGGCGAGGGCTGGCAGAAAATCCCGTCCGGCGACAATCTGGGCAACCGCAACGTCATCGCGGGCAAGATGGCGCTGCATTATGATGGCGAAGGCCTGGACGCGGTGTTGCAGGTCGATGGCCTGCACCGCCGCCAGCACAGCGCGCCGCACAGCATGATCGCCTTTAGCCCGACCTTCTTCTCGATCCTGCAATCCACCTTCCTTGCGCCCTGCTGCACGGTGCCGGGGGATATCGACCGCACCGACAGCACCCCGGCGCTGAACAAGGACCAGACCGACGCCTTCAACGCATCACTGACGCTGACCAGGGAACTGGGCGGCGCAACGCTAAAATCGATCACCGCCTATCGCTATGTCGACGCGCTGTTCGGTCGAGATGGCGATGCTTCGGCAGCGGTCAATTATGCCGGCGACATCCATGACGAGAAAGCCCGTCAATATAGCCAGGAACTGCAACTCTCGCTCGACCTGGGCGGACGCGGCGCGCTGCTGCTGGGCGCCTTCGCCTATCGGGAAAAGACGCGCGACAATACCAGCCTGATCGTCGCGGACGGCCTGTACCCGGCGCTGGTCGCCGCAGGGCTTGATCCCTTCCCGGTGGCACCGGGCTTTTCGATCCCGGCCTCCTCGCTCGATTTCAATATCGATTTCCGCAACCGGCAGCGGACCGACAATCTGGCGCTGTTCGCCAACGGCAACTACGAGCTGACAGGTGGCCTGTCGCTGGAATTGGGCGCGCGTTACACATGGGAGAAGAAGAAGTTCTTCCAGTCCGCGATGCGGGTCTATGCCAACGAACCGTTGCTGGCCGGAACGCCCAGCTACACGCTGGAGAAAAGCTGGGACGCCTTCACGCCCCGCGCATCCCTGTCCTACAAAGTCAGGCCGAACCTGATGACCTATGCCTCTTTTTCCAAGGGCTTCCGGTCCGGCGGGTTTAACGGCCGCCCGACATCGCTGGAGGAAATCGGGTCTTATGATCCTGAACATCTGACCGCCTATGAAGCAGGCGTCAAAGCCGGCTTCGGCCGGATCGCGACGATCAATCTTGCTGTGTTCCGCAACGAATATCGCGACCAGCAGATCCTGGTTTCAACCGTCAGCCCCACCAGCGGCCTGATCGTCGTCCGCAACGAAAATGCCGGCCGGTCGCGCATTCAGGGCATCGAACTGGAGGGTAATTTCCGCGTCACCCCACGCTTCACCCTGACCAGCGCCCTGGGCCTGCTCGATGCCCGATATCTGGACTATGTCTCGGTCATCAACGGCGTGCCGACCGACGTGAGCGACCGCAAGCTGAAGCAAGCGCCCGACATCACCGCCAACGCAAGCGCGGTCTATCAGGCGCCCCTTGGCGATGCGGTCGAGGGTGTGTTTCGTGTCGATGTAGCCTATAAGAGCGAGGTCTATGTCGATGCCGAAAACACCCCCCTGCTGCGACAGCCCGACCATGCCATCGTCAATGCCAGTG
- a CDS encoding nuclear transport factor 2 family protein has product MAYTLQQLSDLEDIRTLKHRYFRGIDTADLSLLQSLFTADIGVDYRGGTYRVQLEGRDNMIEFLANSFHSGAVAMHHGHMPEITLTGDDMAEGIWYLEDIFINLEMRSHTIGSAIYRDQYRREDGQWKIARTEYDRVFEMIRPLTADAQITSHYLAKAGRKPEERSDIGHLIQWEAA; this is encoded by the coding sequence ATGGCTTACACCCTTCAGCAACTGAGCGATCTGGAGGATATCCGCACGCTCAAGCATCGCTATTTCAGGGGCATCGATACCGCCGATCTCTCCCTGCTCCAATCGCTGTTCACGGCCGATATCGGTGTGGATTATCGCGGCGGCACCTATCGCGTCCAGTTGGAAGGGCGCGACAACATGATCGAATTCCTGGCGAACAGCTTCCATTCCGGTGCGGTCGCCATGCATCATGGCCATATGCCCGAAATCACCCTGACCGGCGACGATATGGCTGAGGGCATCTGGTATCTGGAAGATATTTTCATCAATCTGGAAATGCGCAGCCACACCATCGGCAGCGCCATCTACCGCGACCAGTATCGGCGCGAGGACGGCCAGTGGAAAATCGCCCGCACCGAATATGATCGGGTGTTCGAAATGATCCGCCCCCTGACGGCCGACGCGCAGATCACATCCCATTATCTGGCCAAGGCCGGACGCAAGCCGGAAGAGCGGAGCGACATCGGCCATCTGATCCAGTGGGAAGCGGCCTGA
- a CDS encoding SDR family NAD(P)-dependent oxidoreductase, which yields MTGRLQDKVAIITGGARGMGEATVRLFAREGAKVVIADVLEAEGQALAADLGDAAMFQRLDVSDEASWTALVAAVMARHGRIDALVNNAAVVAFAPIVALEAEQIDRVLGINVKGTLLGLKHVGGQMCAVGRGAIVNISSVDGMRGANSLALYSSSKWAVRGMTKTAALEFGHQGVRVNSVHPGGVNTVMGNPQALEGDAKNVGYERVPLQRIGEPEEIAAASLFLCSDDASYICGAELAVDGGWAAGYYHHYLPAAPAALTSI from the coding sequence ATGACCGGAAGGTTGCAGGACAAGGTCGCCATCATCACCGGCGGCGCGCGCGGCATGGGGGAGGCGACGGTGCGCCTGTTCGCGCGTGAAGGCGCGAAGGTCGTCATCGCCGATGTGCTGGAGGCGGAAGGCCAGGCACTGGCCGCCGATCTCGGCGATGCGGCCATGTTCCAGCGGCTGGACGTGTCGGACGAGGCGAGCTGGACGGCGCTGGTCGCCGCCGTGATGGCCCGTCATGGCCGGATTGACGCCCTCGTCAATAACGCCGCAGTCGTCGCCTTCGCGCCGATCGTGGCGCTGGAGGCGGAGCAGATCGACCGCGTGCTGGGCATCAACGTCAAGGGTACGCTGCTTGGCCTGAAGCATGTCGGCGGCCAGATGTGCGCGGTGGGGCGCGGAGCGATCGTCAATATTTCCTCGGTCGACGGTATGCGCGGCGCCAATTCGCTCGCGCTCTACAGCAGTTCCAAATGGGCCGTGCGGGGCATGACCAAAACGGCGGCGCTGGAATTCGGCCATCAGGGCGTGCGGGTGAACAGCGTGCATCCGGGCGGCGTCAACACCGTCATGGGCAATCCGCAGGCACTGGAAGGGGACGCCAAAAATGTCGGTTATGAGCGCGTGCCGCTCCAGCGCATCGGCGAGCCGGAAGAAATCGCCGCCGCCAGCCTGTTCCTCTGCTCCGACGACGCCAGCTACATCTGCGGCGCTGAACTGGCCGTCGATGGCGGCTGGGCCGCCGGCTATTATCACCACTATCTGCCCGCCGCACCGGCGGCACTGACATCCATCTGA
- a CDS encoding SDR family NAD(P)-dependent oxidoreductase, with protein sequence MTEEEKVFSGGVAVITGAGAGIGMGIARRCGQIGMTVIVTDIDKAKADKVAAEIIAAGGKAEAIQLDVSKPEALDALAQDVFDRHGAVRLLVNNAGIETIGNVWEIPTARWETTLNVNIHGVVHGVRAFVPHMLRVGQEAWIGNLASIGSFGIMPTQTAYIMSKHAIQSFSECLYLEMQVAKAPINICSIIPGMLKTSIFDAEAGKGEPESAAAHRATMAHMMANYGMDLDEGCRLFVEGMAARKFWISSQPEMTDQSLAGRAAFFQEQAAPALNEQTKALLGL encoded by the coding sequence ATGACTGAAGAAGAGAAGGTTTTTTCCGGCGGCGTCGCCGTCATCACCGGCGCGGGCGCGGGCATCGGCATGGGTATCGCCCGCCGCTGCGGTCAGATCGGCATGACCGTCATCGTCACCGACATCGACAAGGCAAAGGCCGATAAGGTCGCGGCCGAAATCATCGCCGCCGGCGGCAAGGCGGAAGCGATCCAGCTTGACGTGTCGAAGCCGGAGGCACTCGACGCGCTGGCGCAGGATGTGTTCGATCGTCATGGCGCCGTTCGCTTGCTGGTCAACAATGCAGGCATCGAAACCATCGGCAATGTCTGGGAAATTCCGACCGCACGCTGGGAAACAACGCTTAATGTCAACATTCATGGTGTGGTCCATGGCGTGCGCGCGTTTGTGCCGCATATGTTGCGCGTCGGGCAGGAAGCGTGGATCGGCAACCTCGCCTCCATCGGTTCCTTTGGCATCATGCCGACGCAGACCGCCTATATCATGAGCAAGCACGCAATCCAGTCATTCAGCGAGTGCCTGTATCTGGAAATGCAGGTCGCCAAGGCGCCGATCAATATCTGTTCGATCATTCCGGGAATGCTCAAGACGAGCATCTTCGACGCGGAAGCCGGGAAGGGCGAACCGGAAAGCGCCGCCGCGCATCGCGCCACCATGGCGCATATGATGGCCAATTACGGTATGGACCTGGACGAAGGGTGCCGCCTTTTCGTCGAGGGCATGGCAGCGCGTAAATTCTGGATTTCCAGCCAGCCGGAGATGACCGACCAATCGCTCGCCGGTCGCGCTGCCTTCTTCCAGGAACAGGCGGCGCCCGCGCTCAACGAACAGACCAAGGCCTTGCTGGGCTTGTGA